One window of Diabrotica undecimpunctata isolate CICGRU chromosome 8, icDiaUnde3, whole genome shotgun sequence genomic DNA carries:
- the mRRF2 gene encoding ribosome-releasing factor 2, mitochondrial yields the protein MNSNLRNFGFNFKRTLRKLNKHYTKINQYNTAKEIQSVSIEKIRNIGILAHIDAGKTTTTERMLFITGLIQNMGEVHRGNTVTDYMEQERERGITITSAAVTFYWKKNQFNLIDTPGHIDFTMEVEQTLNVLDGAIVVLDGTAGVEAQTLTVWRQAEKYKIPRIIYVNKMDRSNASILLSCETIEQKLQIPYLLLQLPVIENRKLTGIIDILTKELITYGAENIKLIERIQLTEKNFPKHFQEAKLARSKLVDKLCNYDDNLADQVLISESLDNIPTTDIVKSLRTVTKNQTAVPVLLGSSYKNVGVQNLMDAVILYLPAPNEKNTLFSSFEDNLCARAFKVIHNRQKGPLVFLRIYNGQIKRGQKIYNIKQDCSEQIGKLFVAYADDFKEIDSIANGNIAVVTGVKKVMSGDLITTSNNASQKAKNNILRKNKDRTMEEKDINKIFGIGVAVPEPVFFRSIEPPSASSQTHLDQALSELQREDPSLRVTYNSETGQTILAGMGELHLDIIKDRIMKEYKLEVDLGPLQIAYKETPTEKLTDTLTVETKIGSSKQFITVKLTLQPIDDLAHTNEVLKLDKSPEYASNIASIFPKHLVAVRQGVEVGLSHGPKISCPVINVQVILHYLEVGRGTSDTMITATVTQLIQKILKQVNTYILEPVMSLEVVAPEEHLSVIVADLSRRRTNINNIGMRGNSKVVLANTPLSELLGYSTILRTISSGTATFTMQFLDCSKMSPELEMLAIKSVRGF from the coding sequence ATGAATTCAAATTTAagaaattttggatttaattttaaaagaacTTTACGAAAACTTAATAAacattatacaaaaataaatcagTATAATACTGCCAAAGAAATTCAGAGTGTGTCCATtgaaaaaatacgaaatataggAATTTTGGCTCATATTGATGCAGGCAAGACCACCACAACAGAAAGAATGTTATTTATAACTGGATTAATTCAAAATATGGGGGAAGTTCATCGTGGAAATACAGTTACTGATTATATGGAACAAGAACGTGAAAGGGGAATTACTATTACGTCAGCTGCTGTAACATTCTACTGGAAAAAGAATCAGTTCAATCTAATTGATACTCCTGGTCACATAGATTTCACGATGGAAGTAGAACAGACTCTTAATGTGTTAGATGGAGCTATTGTAGTTCTTGATGGTACTGCTGGAGTTGAAGCACAAACATTAACAGTGTGGAGACaagctgaaaaatataaaattcctagAATTATTTATGTGAATAAGATGGACCGAAGTAATGCAAGTATATTGCTTTCATGTGAAACTATTGAACAAAAGCTACAAATTCCATATTTATTACTACAATTACCTGTAATTGAAAATAGAAAATTGACTGGTATAATAGACATATTAACTAAGGAATTaattacatatggagcagaaaacattaaattaattGAAAGAATTCAGTTAACTGAAAAAAACTTTCCAAAACACTTTCAAGAGGCTAAATTAGCTAGATCCAAATTagtagataaattatgtaattatgaTGATAATTTGGCAGATCAGGTCTTGATTTCTGAATCTTTAGATAATATTCCAACAACTGATATTGTAAAATCTTTGAGGACAGTAACAAAAAATCAGACTGCAGTTCCTGTATTGTTAGGAAGTTCCTACAAAAATGTAGGAGTGCAAAATTTGATGGATGCCGTTATTTTGTATCTACCTGCACCAAATGAAAAAAACACACTTTTCTCGTCATTTGAGGACAATTTATGTGCAAGGGCATTTAAGGTTATCCATAATAGGCAGAAGGGACCACTGGTATTTTTAAGGATATATAATGGGCAAATAAAAAGAGGACAGAAAATTTATAACATTAAACAAGACTGTTCAGAACAAATAGGAAAATTATTTGTGGCATATGCCGATGATTTTAAAGAGATTGACTCCATTGCTAATGGAAATATAGCTGTGGTAACAGGAGTTAAAAAAGTAATGTCTGGTGATTTAATTACAACTTCAAACAATGCTAGTCAAAAAGCAAAGAACAACAttcttagaaaaaacaaagatagaACTATGGAAGAGAAAGATATTAACAAGATATTTGGCATTGGTGTTGCAGTCCCAGAACCTGTATTTTTCAGATCTATTGAACCACCAAGTGCTAGTAGTCAAACTCATTTAGACCAAGCATTATCAGAGCTACAAAGGGAAGATCCTAGTCTTAGAGTTACATACAATTCAGAAACTGGACAAACAATACTAGCTGGAATGGGGGAATTACATTTGGATATAATAAAAGACAGAATTATGAAAGAATATAAATTAGAGGTTGACTTGGGTCCTTTACAAATAGCTTACAAAGAAACACCCACTGAAAAACTAACTGATACATTAACTGTTGAGACCAAAATTGGTTCTAGCAAACAATTTATAACTGTTAAATTAACCTTACAACCCATTGATGATTTGGCACATACAAATGAAgtactaaaattagataaaagTCCTGAATATGCTAGTAATATCGCTAGTATATTTCCTAAACATTTGGTAGCAGTAAGACAAGGTGTGGAAGTTGGATTGTCACATGGTCCTAAAATCAGCTGTCCTGTAATTAATGTGCAAGTTATATTACATTATTTAGAAGTTGGTAGAGGAACATCTGACACAATGATAACTGCAACTGTGACTCAACTGATACAAAAAATCTTGAAACAAGTGAATACCTATATTTTAGAACCTGTAATGAGTTTAGAAGTTGTAGCCCCAGAAGAACATCTATCAGTAATCGTTGCTGATTTAtctagaagaagaacaaatattAACAACATAGGAATGAGAGGTAACTCCAAAGTAGTTCTTGCTAACACTCCATTATCAGAACTATTAGGATATTCTACAATATTAAGGACAATATCGTCTGGTACAGCTACTTTTACTATGCAGTTTTTGGATTGCTCAAAAATGTCACCAGAGTTAGAAATGTTGGCTATTAAAAGTGTTCGAGGTTTTTAA
- the mRpS33 gene encoding small ribosomal subunit protein mS33, which translates to MSKYAKYTDLIKQTTEYARRMNRLSNRIFGEVVRPTNPKSMKVVKLFSAEPVHLQREVYAYYPRHIETGKLMMKLRHYGLYRDEHADFQDEMDRMRALRGKPKHIRKSKAEREKEAAGKKE; encoded by the coding sequence ATGAGTAAATATGCAAAATATACAgatttaataaaacaaactaCAGAATATGCTCGACGAATGAACAGGCTAAGTAATAGAATATTTGGAGAAGTTGTTCGACCAACGAATCCTAAATCTATGAAAGTCGTCAAATTATTTAGTGCAGAGCCAGTTCATTTACAGAGGGAAGTATATGCTTACTACCCAAGACATATAGAAACAGGGAAACTAATGATGAAGTTAAGACATTATGGTTTATACAGAGACGAACATGCAGATTTTCAAGATGAGATGGATAGAATGAGAGCTCTAAGAGGTAAACCCAAACATATTAGGAAGTCAAAGGCTGAAAGAGAAAAAGAGGCAGCAGGCAAGAAAGAATAA
- the CNPYb gene encoding protein canopy 4, with the protein MVLLNAYFMVLFCALAVYSDDPEQEQGVKYANKCEVCKILAIELESRLEETGKTSEVIETGYSVDDVKPKKKKAYKKSELRLVESLEGVCDRILEYNIHKEREDSTRFAKGQSQTFQTLHGLVDKGVKVELGIPYELWDKPSAEITKLKTQCETLLEENEADIEDWYFNHQGKLTLKKYLCEDRALKNQESKCLYEQLKGETGERKNPKKKKQEL; encoded by the exons atggtattatTGAATGCCTATTTTATGGTCTTATTTTGTGCCTTAGCCGTGTATTCAGATGACCCAGAGCAAGAACAGGGTGTAAAATACGCAAATAAATGTGAAG TATGCAAAATACTGGCTATCGAATTGGAATCAAGACTGGAAGAAACAGGTAAAACTAGTGAGGTTATTGAAACAGGATATTCAGTAGATGATGTGAAACCTAAAAAGAAAAAGGCATATAAAAAATCAGAGCTAAGGCTTGTAGAATCATTGGAAGGTGTTTGTGATAGAATTTTAGAGTATAATATACATAAAGAAAGGGAAGACAGTACAAGATTTGCAAAAGGTCAAAGCCAAACTTTCCAAACATTACATGGGTtggttgataaaggtgttaaagtTGAACTTGGTATACCATATGAGCTATGGGATAAGCCTAGTGCTGAAATTACAAAACTTAAGACTCAG TGTGAAActttattagaagaaaatgaagcTGATATAGAAGATTGGTATTTCAATCATCAAGGAAAATTGACATTGAAAAAATACCTTTGTGAAGATAGGGCACTGAAAAATCAGGAATCCAAATGCTTATATGAACAATTAAAAGGCGAAACTGGAGAAAGGAAGAatccaaagaagaagaagcaagagttgtag